One window of the Acinonyx jubatus isolate Ajub_Pintada_27869175 chromosome A2, VMU_Ajub_asm_v1.0, whole genome shotgun sequence genome contains the following:
- the CHERP gene encoding calcium homeostasis endoplasmic reticulum protein isoform X2, with translation MEMPLPPDDQELRNVIDKLAQFVARNGPEFEKMTMEKQKDNPKFSFLFGGEFYSYYKCKLALEQQQLICKQQAPELEPAAALPPLPQPPLAPAAPIQPAQGAPSMDELIQQSQWNLQQQEQHLLALRQEQVTAAVAHAVEQQMQKLLEETQLDMNEFDNLLQPIIDTCTKDAISAGKNWMFSNAKSPPHCELMAGHLRNRITADGAHFELRLHLIYLINDVLHHCQRKQARELLAALQKVVVPIYCTSFLAVEEDKQQKIARLLQLWEKNGYFDDSIIQQLQSPALGLGQYQATLINEYSSVVQPVQLAFQQQIQTLKTQHEEFVNSLAQQQQQQQQQQQQQQQIQMPQMEAEVKATPPPPAPPPAPTPTPAIPPTTQPDDSKPPIQMPGSSEYDASGGVQDPAAAGPRGPGPHDQIPPNKPPWFDQPHPVAPWGQQQPPEQPPYPHHQGGPPHCPPWNNSHEGMWGEQRGDPGWNGQRDAPWNSQPDPNWNSQFEGPWNSQHEQPPWGGGQREPPFRMQRPPHFRGPFPPHQQHPQFNQPPHPHNFNRFPPRFMQDDFPPRHPFERPPYPHRFDYPQGDFPAEMGPPHHHPGHRMPHPGINEHPPWGGPQHPDFGPPPHGFNGQPPHMRRQGPPHINHDDPSLVPNVPYFDLPAGLMAPLVKLEDHEYKPLDPKDIRLPPPMPPSERLLAAVEAFYSPPSHDRPRNSEGWEQNGLYEFFRAKMRARRRKGQEKRNSGPSRSRSRSKSRGRSSSRSNSRSSKSSGSYSRSRSRSCSRSYSRSRSRSRSRSRSSRSRSRSRSRSRSKSYSPGRRRRSRSRSPTPPSSAGLGSNSAPPIPDSRLGEENKGHQMLVKMGWSGSGGLGVKEQGIQDPIKGGDVRDKWDQYKGVGVALDDPYENYRRNKSYSFIARMKARDECK, from the exons TCATCTGCAAGCAGCAGGCCCCAGAGCTGGAGCCGGCCGCGGCCCTGCCGCCCCTGCCGCAGCCCCCGCTGGCCCCAGCTGCGCCCATCCAGCCGGCCCAGGGAGCCCCATCCATGGACGAGCTCATCCAGCAGAGCCAGTGGAACctgcagcagcaggagcagcaccTGTTAGCTCTCAGACAG GAACAGGTGACAGCGGCCGTGGCCCACGCGGTGGAGCAGCAGATGCAGAAGCTCCTGGAGGAGACCCAGCTGGATATGAATGAGTTTGACAACCTGCTTCAACCCATCATCGACACGTGTACCAAAGATGCCATCTCG GCCGGGAAGAACTGGATGTTTAGCAACGCCAAGTCCCCTCCTCACTGCGAGCTGATGGCGGGCCACCTCCGAAACCGCATCACAGCCGACGGGGCACACTTTGAGTTGCGGCTGCACCTTATCTACCTGATCAACGACGTGCTGCACCACTG CCAGCGCAAGCAGGCCAGGGAGCTGCTGGCCGCCCTGCAGAAAGTCGTGGTGCCCATCTACTGCACCAGCTTCTTGGCCGTGGAGGAGGACAAGCAGCAGAAGATCGCCCGG CTCCTGCAGCTCTGGGAGAAGAACGGCTACTTTGACGACTCCATCATCCAGCAGCTACAGAGCCCAGCCCTGGGGCTCGGCCAGTACCAG gcGACACTCATCAACGAGTACTCCTCGGTGGTCCAGCCGGTGCAGCTAGCTTTCCAGCAGCAGATCCAGACCCTCAAGACGCAGCACGAGGAGTTTGTCAACAGCctggcccagcagcagcagcaacagcagcagcagcagcagcagcagcagcagatcCAAATGCCACAGATGGAAGCTGAAGTCAAGGCCACCCCGCCGCCGCCTGCCCCGCCTCcggcccccacacccacccctgccATCCCGCCAACCACCCAGCCTG ATGACAGCAAGCCTCCCATCCAGATGCCTGGCTCCTCTGAGTACGACGCCTCGGGGGGAGTCCAGGATCCTGCCGCTGCCGGCCCCCGGGGCCCTGGACCCCACGATCAGATCCCACCTAACAAGCCCCCGTGGTTTGACCAGCCTCATCCCGTGGCTCCTTGGGGCCAGCAGCAG CCTCCCGAGCAGCCCCCCTACCCGCACCACCAGGGCGGGCCGCCCCACTGCCCACCCTGGAACAACAGCCATGAGGGCATGTGGGGCGAGCAGCGTGGGGACCCCGGCTGGAACGGCCAGCGGGACGCGCCCTGGAACAGCCAGCCTGACCCCAACTGGAACAGCCAGTTCGAGGGCCCCTGGAACAGCCAGCACGAGCAGCCTCCATGGGGCGGAGGCCAGCGCGAGCCGCCCTTCCGCATGCAGCGGCCACCCCACTTCCGGGGACCCTTCCCGCCCCACCAGCAGCACCCACAGTTCAACCAGCCGCCGCACCCCCACAACTTCAACCGCTTCCCACCTCGCTTCATGCAGGACGACTTTCCCCCGCGGCACCCCTTCGAGCGGCCGCCCTACCCCCACCGCTTCGACTACCCCCAGGGGGACTTCCCCGCCG AGATGGgaccccctcaccaccaccctggCCACCGCATGCCTCATCCTGGGATCAACGAGCACCCACCCTGGGGTGGGCCCCAGCACCCCGACTTCGGCCCTCCTCCCCACGGCTTCAATGGGCAGCCCCCCCACATGCGGCGACAGGGCCCTCCCCACATCAACCATGATGACCCTAGCCTGGTCCCCAACGTGCCCTACTTCGATCTGCCTGCCGGGCTGATGGCGCCCCTTGTGAAG CTGGAAGACCATGAGTACAAGCCTTTGGACCCAAAAGACAtccgcctcccaccccccatgccGCCCAGTGAGAGGCTGCTGGCGGCTGTGGAGGCCTTTTACAGCCCTCCGTCCCACGACAGACCCAGGAACAG CGAAGGCTGGGAGCAGAATGGCCTCTATGAGTTCTTTCGAGCAAAGATGCGGGCGCGGCGGAGGAAGGGCCAGGAAAAGCGGAACAG TGGACCCTCACGGTCTCGGAGCAGATCCAAGAGCCGAGGGCGCTCTTCCTCCCGCTCCAACTCAAGGTCGTCCAAGTCCTCGGGCTCGTACTCCAGGTCCAGATCTCGCTCCTGCTCCCGCTCCTATTCCCGCTCCCGCTCCAG GAGCCGCAGCCGGTCTCGCTCCTCCCGGAGCCGCTCCCGCTCACGGTCCCGCTCCCGCTCCAAGTCCTACTCCCCGGGACGGAGACGCCGGTCGCGGTCCAGGAGCCCCACCCCGCC TTCCTCGGCTGGTCTGGGTTCTAATTCAGCACCTCCTATTCCTGATTCAAGGCTcggggaagaaaacaaaggacatCAGATGCTGGTGAAAATGG GCTGGAGTGGATCTGGTGGCCTCGGCGTGAAAGAGCAAGGGATCCAGGACCCCATCAAGGGGGGGGACGTCCGGGACAAGTGGGACCAGTACAAGGGTGTGGGCGTGGCCCTGGACGACCCCTACGAGAACTACCGCAGGAACAAGAGCTACTCCTTCATCGCCCGCATGAAGGCCAGGGACGAGTGCAAGTAG
- the CHERP gene encoding calcium homeostasis endoplasmic reticulum protein isoform X1, giving the protein MEMPLPPDDQELRNVIDKLAQFVARNGPEFEKMTMEKQKDNPKFSFLFGGEFYSYYKCKLALEQQQLICKQQAPELEPAAALPPLPQPPLAPAAPIQPAQGAPSMDELIQQSQWNLQQQEQHLLALRQEQVTAAVAHAVEQQMQKLLEETQLDMNEFDNLLQPIIDTCTKDAISAGKNWMFSNAKSPPHCELMAGHLRNRITADGAHFELRLHLIYLINDVLHHWALTRGRSLPHSQRKQARELLAALQKVVVPIYCTSFLAVEEDKQQKIARLLQLWEKNGYFDDSIIQQLQSPALGLGQYQATLINEYSSVVQPVQLAFQQQIQTLKTQHEEFVNSLAQQQQQQQQQQQQQQQIQMPQMEAEVKATPPPPAPPPAPTPTPAIPPTTQPDDSKPPIQMPGSSEYDASGGVQDPAAAGPRGPGPHDQIPPNKPPWFDQPHPVAPWGQQQPPEQPPYPHHQGGPPHCPPWNNSHEGMWGEQRGDPGWNGQRDAPWNSQPDPNWNSQFEGPWNSQHEQPPWGGGQREPPFRMQRPPHFRGPFPPHQQHPQFNQPPHPHNFNRFPPRFMQDDFPPRHPFERPPYPHRFDYPQGDFPAEMGPPHHHPGHRMPHPGINEHPPWGGPQHPDFGPPPHGFNGQPPHMRRQGPPHINHDDPSLVPNVPYFDLPAGLMAPLVKLEDHEYKPLDPKDIRLPPPMPPSERLLAAVEAFYSPPSHDRPRNSEGWEQNGLYEFFRAKMRARRRKGQEKRNSGPSRSRSRSKSRGRSSSRSNSRSSKSSGSYSRSRSRSCSRSYSRSRSRSRSRSRSSRSRSRSRSRSRSKSYSPGRRRRSRSRSPTPPSSAGLGSNSAPPIPDSRLGEENKGHQMLVKMGWSGSGGLGVKEQGIQDPIKGGDVRDKWDQYKGVGVALDDPYENYRRNKSYSFIARMKARDECK; this is encoded by the exons TCATCTGCAAGCAGCAGGCCCCAGAGCTGGAGCCGGCCGCGGCCCTGCCGCCCCTGCCGCAGCCCCCGCTGGCCCCAGCTGCGCCCATCCAGCCGGCCCAGGGAGCCCCATCCATGGACGAGCTCATCCAGCAGAGCCAGTGGAACctgcagcagcaggagcagcaccTGTTAGCTCTCAGACAG GAACAGGTGACAGCGGCCGTGGCCCACGCGGTGGAGCAGCAGATGCAGAAGCTCCTGGAGGAGACCCAGCTGGATATGAATGAGTTTGACAACCTGCTTCAACCCATCATCGACACGTGTACCAAAGATGCCATCTCG GCCGGGAAGAACTGGATGTTTAGCAACGCCAAGTCCCCTCCTCACTGCGAGCTGATGGCGGGCCACCTCCGAAACCGCATCACAGCCGACGGGGCACACTTTGAGTTGCGGCTGCACCTTATCTACCTGATCAACGACGTGCTGCACCACTG GGCCCTGACGCGCGGAAGGTCTCTCCCTCACAGCCAGCGCAAGCAGGCCAGGGAGCTGCTGGCCGCCCTGCAGAAAGTCGTGGTGCCCATCTACTGCACCAGCTTCTTGGCCGTGGAGGAGGACAAGCAGCAGAAGATCGCCCGG CTCCTGCAGCTCTGGGAGAAGAACGGCTACTTTGACGACTCCATCATCCAGCAGCTACAGAGCCCAGCCCTGGGGCTCGGCCAGTACCAG gcGACACTCATCAACGAGTACTCCTCGGTGGTCCAGCCGGTGCAGCTAGCTTTCCAGCAGCAGATCCAGACCCTCAAGACGCAGCACGAGGAGTTTGTCAACAGCctggcccagcagcagcagcaacagcagcagcagcagcagcagcagcagcagatcCAAATGCCACAGATGGAAGCTGAAGTCAAGGCCACCCCGCCGCCGCCTGCCCCGCCTCcggcccccacacccacccctgccATCCCGCCAACCACCCAGCCTG ATGACAGCAAGCCTCCCATCCAGATGCCTGGCTCCTCTGAGTACGACGCCTCGGGGGGAGTCCAGGATCCTGCCGCTGCCGGCCCCCGGGGCCCTGGACCCCACGATCAGATCCCACCTAACAAGCCCCCGTGGTTTGACCAGCCTCATCCCGTGGCTCCTTGGGGCCAGCAGCAG CCTCCCGAGCAGCCCCCCTACCCGCACCACCAGGGCGGGCCGCCCCACTGCCCACCCTGGAACAACAGCCATGAGGGCATGTGGGGCGAGCAGCGTGGGGACCCCGGCTGGAACGGCCAGCGGGACGCGCCCTGGAACAGCCAGCCTGACCCCAACTGGAACAGCCAGTTCGAGGGCCCCTGGAACAGCCAGCACGAGCAGCCTCCATGGGGCGGAGGCCAGCGCGAGCCGCCCTTCCGCATGCAGCGGCCACCCCACTTCCGGGGACCCTTCCCGCCCCACCAGCAGCACCCACAGTTCAACCAGCCGCCGCACCCCCACAACTTCAACCGCTTCCCACCTCGCTTCATGCAGGACGACTTTCCCCCGCGGCACCCCTTCGAGCGGCCGCCCTACCCCCACCGCTTCGACTACCCCCAGGGGGACTTCCCCGCCG AGATGGgaccccctcaccaccaccctggCCACCGCATGCCTCATCCTGGGATCAACGAGCACCCACCCTGGGGTGGGCCCCAGCACCCCGACTTCGGCCCTCCTCCCCACGGCTTCAATGGGCAGCCCCCCCACATGCGGCGACAGGGCCCTCCCCACATCAACCATGATGACCCTAGCCTGGTCCCCAACGTGCCCTACTTCGATCTGCCTGCCGGGCTGATGGCGCCCCTTGTGAAG CTGGAAGACCATGAGTACAAGCCTTTGGACCCAAAAGACAtccgcctcccaccccccatgccGCCCAGTGAGAGGCTGCTGGCGGCTGTGGAGGCCTTTTACAGCCCTCCGTCCCACGACAGACCCAGGAACAG CGAAGGCTGGGAGCAGAATGGCCTCTATGAGTTCTTTCGAGCAAAGATGCGGGCGCGGCGGAGGAAGGGCCAGGAAAAGCGGAACAG TGGACCCTCACGGTCTCGGAGCAGATCCAAGAGCCGAGGGCGCTCTTCCTCCCGCTCCAACTCAAGGTCGTCCAAGTCCTCGGGCTCGTACTCCAGGTCCAGATCTCGCTCCTGCTCCCGCTCCTATTCCCGCTCCCGCTCCAG GAGCCGCAGCCGGTCTCGCTCCTCCCGGAGCCGCTCCCGCTCACGGTCCCGCTCCCGCTCCAAGTCCTACTCCCCGGGACGGAGACGCCGGTCGCGGTCCAGGAGCCCCACCCCGCC TTCCTCGGCTGGTCTGGGTTCTAATTCAGCACCTCCTATTCCTGATTCAAGGCTcggggaagaaaacaaaggacatCAGATGCTGGTGAAAATGG GCTGGAGTGGATCTGGTGGCCTCGGCGTGAAAGAGCAAGGGATCCAGGACCCCATCAAGGGGGGGGACGTCCGGGACAAGTGGGACCAGTACAAGGGTGTGGGCGTGGCCCTGGACGACCCCTACGAGAACTACCGCAGGAACAAGAGCTACTCCTTCATCGCCCGCATGAAGGCCAGGGACGAGTGCAAGTAG